In Zonotrichia leucophrys gambelii isolate GWCS_2022_RI unplaced genomic scaffold, RI_Zleu_2.0 Scaffold_290_66289, whole genome shotgun sequence, one genomic interval encodes:
- the LOC135441433 gene encoding serine/threonine-protein kinase PAK 1-like — protein sequence MVNPTANPLMKYTFLKYLGSRTFGDVYRALDTATGGEVAIKKINLQGVRRKELTFNEIMIMKRYRSPNVVNYLDSYLLGEELLLVIEYMDGGVLTDIISQTCLSEDETAAISRECLQGLDFLHSNDVIHRDVKSDNILLRTDGSVKLADFGLATQLTPEQSKRCSLTGTPWWMAPEVVTGQPYGPKVDIWSFGIVGIEMIEQEPPYLSESSGTATHLIAKVGTPQLRQPKLLSALLRDFLSCCLQTDEERRWSAKELLQHPFVTSAKPPFILAQLINSVKKTNNPNPKP from the exons gACGTTTGGAGATGTTTACAGAGCACTCGACACTGCCACAGGAGGAGAG gtggcaataaaaaaaataaatcttcaaggagtgaggaggaaggagctaaCCTTTAATGAAATAATGATCATGAAGAGGTATAGGAGTCCCAATGTTGTGAATTATTTAGACAG ctACCTTCTGGGCGAGGAACTCTTGCTGGTTATAGAGTACATGGATGGAGGTGTCCTGACCGATATCATCAGCCAGACCTGCCTGTCTGAAGATGAGACAGCAGCCATCAGTCGGGAG TGCCTGCAAGGACTGGATTTTCTTCATTCAAACGATGTGATCCATCGAGATGTGAAGAGTGACAACATCCTTCTCAGAACCGACGGCTCTGTCAAGCTGG cTGATTTTGGCCTCGCTACTCAGCTCACCCCTGAGCAGAGCAAACGCTGCTCGCTAACCGGGACTCCTTGGTGGATGGCGCCTGAAGTGGTGACAGGTCAACCATATGGCCCCAAAGTGGACATATGGTCTTTTGGAATTGTGGGAATTGAAATGATAGAACAAGAACCTCCTTACTTGAGTGAAAGTTCTGGCACG gctacaCACCTGATAGCCAAAGTAGGGACTCCACAGCTGCGGCAGCCCAAGCTCCTCTCGGCTTTGCTGCGtgacttcctgagctgctgcctgcagacagaCGAGGAGCGGCGCTGGTCTgccaaggagctcctgcag CATCCATTTGTAACTTCAGCCAAGCCACCATTCATCCTGGCACAACTCATCAACTCTGTGAAGAAGACGaataaccctaaccctaaaccctaA